From the Solanum lycopersicum chromosome 10, SLM_r2.1 genome, one window contains:
- the LOC104649577 gene encoding uncharacterized protein, whose amino-acid sequence MWLKFGMSNGRMRGRLEKVELLSGAFKATFLDRFFPLELRERKMQEFINLRQGSMSAKKYSLKFTQLSKSAMLIPSMDISRLMVHAKQIEEQKLKQVGRELKNVRTEDGNSSKTKFEVQDKPTIKRRFSNQRPSNAPRSTKKRCLLPSPRKVEDHMLRNLFVQNLINRNECKCLVGTGNYYGCGKSGYMKRDCPKMKTQGRGSSTS is encoded by the exons ATGTGGCTCAAGTTTGGTATGAGCAATGGAAGGATGAGAGGCCGGTTAGAGAAGGTCGAATTACTTTCGGGAGCTTTCAAGGCgactttccttgataggttttTTCCCTTGGAATTAAGGGAGAGgaaaatgcaagaattcatcaaccttcgtcaagggaGTATGAGCGCGAAGAAGTATAGCctcaagttcactcaactatccaa GTCGGCTATGTTGATTCCTAGCATGGACATCTCTCGTCTTATGGTTCATGCCAAACAAATTGAGGAGCAAAAGCTTAAACAAGTTGGTAGGGAGTTGAAGAATGTAAGAACGGAAGATGGGAATTCTTCTAAGACTAAATTTGAGGTGCAAGACAAACCAACGATCAAAAGGAGGTTTTCCAACCAAAGACCTTCTAATGCTCCAAGGTCAACAAAAAAAAGGTGTCTACTCCCAAGCCCCAGAAAGGTGGAAGATCATATGTTGAGAAACCTCTTTGtgcaaaatttgataaatagaaATGAGTGTAAGTGCCTCGTTGGCACTGGTAATTACTAtggttgtggaaagagtggtTACATGAAGAGAGATTGCCCTAAGATGAAGACACAAGGAAGGGGCTCAAGCACAAGCTAG